From one Leishmania panamensis strain MHOM/PA/94/PSC-1 chromosome 9 sequence genomic stretch:
- a CDS encoding hypothetical protein (TriTrypDB/GeneDB-style sysID: LpmP.09.0290): MTFVFEARRMPFGSISETYAARLQPIVALHALDELPLWDRCMLVAVLPVVQQRHAASSAAAPQSTVVSSPTLTVDVGNNADAAAATVVVASLPSARTRTASNEEKLRVSPGLAGAPLLEDVALTLTIVRALDELEAVYDSIISIRAEQQQQQPGSGVPAAAAPRRAFAQPKKTSEEILMEQLLQERFSDTTSYLPDSNSDDGENGAEEVVDVAMCFTIKGESLGIGSANVFGGHGYHP, translated from the coding sequence ATGACATTCGTGTTTGAAGCTCGACGGATGCCCTTTGGCAGCATCTCTGAGACGTATGCGGCCCGCCTCCAGCCCATCGTTGCTCTGCATGCGCTGGACGAGTTACCTTTGTGGGACCGGTGCATGCTGgtcgcggtgctgccggtcgtgcaacagcgccacgcggccagctccgcagcagcgccgcaatCGACGGTGGTGTCCTCACCAACGCTCACGGTGGACGTTGGCAACAATGcagatgccgccgctgctaccgTAGTTGTCGCTTCCCTGCCCTCTGCAAGAACACGAACAGCAAGTAATGAGGAGAAGCTCAGGGTGTCACCGGGGCTGGCGGGTGCACCGCTTCTCGAGGATGTCGCCCTGACATTGACCATTGTCCGCGCCTTGGATGAACTGGAGGCGGTGTACGACTCCATTATCAGTATAcgagcagagcagcagcagcagcagcctggGTCCGGTGTgcccgccgcagcggcgccacgccGCGCCTTCGCACAGCCGAAGAAGACGTCGGAGGAGATTCTCATGGAGCAACTCCTGCAGGAGCGCTTCAGTGACACGACCTCGTATCTCCCAGATagcaacagcgacgatgGCGAGAATGgcgccgaggaggtggtTGATGTGGCCATGTGTTTCACCATCAAGGGAGAGAGCCTGGGCATCGGGTCCGCAAATGTGTTCGGTGGGCATGGCTATCACCCCTGA
- a CDS encoding protein kinase, putative (TriTrypDB/GeneDB-style sysID: LpmP.09.0300): MQHPRRNSRGSASPSCEGHNYAKAIIVEDDERGEEAISRGAGRGPSVGGGDGGTSCASNSPLTSSSGGSVHEAQPPPAVATLATAPLGLVASGIDEPLCGEQAHSIRTRCMETEAPTTSPPQLHSVVNGATRAVDASGRASTARIMRLDPVTPSFVSSLSPHPVAHHTLRLQPSAASLQPLPHARQLQERVDEEEGAPPSKRLRPSLSKPIASAAAPPLATAPRGICTADVGGSSGSRVLRLALSSCSATPADTAKTSARTPASVSAAGGGGGNGAATTCVNVSAHGEALKGGRREAAEEAESPAKANEEAQCTSDTPAHAPLGVSPPLPLASPAAAIIVKAEASGIGAAPLPAAPASRPPPILTSVTTRAITANALNVGSPVSASVASVVAQQHQIPPTTSGASPSGAMETSGFPRLRSLTPTPYPGAQGSPCRRHRFAGVNLPGAPPPSIDFGSIQRTVMDVYEVHEKLSEGTYGEVFKGVDKRTGAAVALKRLKILSTHQGFPQTSLREIIALRHIQSQRERLEERLRNDVHHRATVAITDPLAEVSQLCDVLLYDRQQRDIVLVFAYATASLAGLCRRQFAFTPSEMAFLMKKLLIAVRKLHEMRIIHRDIKSDNVLVTWEGEVQLTDFGLCSIVASGPSQSGAPVWRTPSVITLAYRPPEMLLGSTAYDEKVDVWSLGCLLAQMYLLEPPFYRHRAQPQQRAPERSAATELDQLSRITEVLGPLPPVRVYHPDSCQHMRVLEQLERQGRLAESGRATQPPNWGRLQTIFEPSFLYQQFHGFRGWFEAELERSRHQPRRRPTQACMDVLCAALQLDPQQRPSAAELLRMPYFTTLDDAPLLGSYQRVLSVTPEREAEVRHGFMIKVRRCGDSHTQRRLHQ, translated from the coding sequence ATGCAGCATCCACGTAGAAACAGCCGTGGCTCTGCGTCCCCCTCCTGTGAGGGTCACAACTATGCAAAGGCGATCATAGTAGAGGATgacgaaaggggagaggaggcgattAGCAGGGGCGCTGGTCGAGGTCCaagcgtcggcggcggcgatggtggcaccagctgcgccagcaactctcccctcacctccaGCTCAGGCGGCAGCGTGCACGAAGCCCAGCCACCACCCGCGGTGGCCACATTGGCAACAGCGCCACTGGGGCTAGTCGCGTCAGGCATAGACGAACCTCTATGCGGTGAGCAGGCACACTCCATCCGCACTAGGTGCATGGAAACAGAGGCGCCAACAacctcaccaccacagctgcaTTCAGTCGTCAATGGCGCCACTAGGGCTGTGGATGCTAGTGGTAGGGCAAGTACAGCGCGAATCATGCGGCTAGACCCCGTCACGCCCTCCTTcgtctcttctttgtctccCCATCCTGTGGCTCATCACacgctgcgcctccagccctccgccgcctcactTCAGCCCCTTCCCCAcgcacggcagctgcaggagcgggttgatgaagaggaaggggcgcCCCCCTCAAAGCGGCTGCGTCCATCTCTGAGCAAACCCATtgcctctgcagctgcacctcctttgGCAACGGCACCTCGTGGTATATGTACCGCAGAtgtcggtggcagcagcggcagccgtgtCTTGCGGCTCGCATTGTCAAGTTGCAGTGCCACTCCAGCCGACACTGCAAAGACGTCAGCTCGTACGCCGGCGTCCGTCTCCGCTgcgggcggtggtggtggtaacGGTGCGGCCACCACATGCGTCAACGTCTCCGCCCATGGCGAGGCGCTCAAGGGgggcagaagagaagcagccgaAGAAGCAGAGAGCCCGGCCAAGGCCAACGAGGAGGCACAGTGTACGTCAGACACGCCGGCGCATGCCCCTTTGGGTGTCtcaccacctcttccactAGCCTCcccagccgccgccatcatCGTCAAGGCTGAGGCGAGTGGCATCGGTGCCGCACCTCTCCCAGCGGCCCCAGCGTCGCGCCCACCGCCGATCCTCACAAGCGTCACCACACGCGCCATCACTGCCAACGCTCTAAACGTGGGGTCGCCCGTGTCGGCCTCCGTGGCGTCGGTCGTCGCGCAACAGCATCAAATTCCACCGACCACATCTGGAGCAAGCCCTTCCGGAGCGATGGAGACAAGCGGCTTCCCGCGCCTACGCTCGCTTACACCAACACCATACCCCGGCGCGCAAGGGTCCCCATGCCGGCGTCACCGCTTTGCGGGGGTAAACCTCCCCGGCGCTCCGCCGCCATCTATTGACTTTGGCTCCATCCAGCGCACTGTGATGGACGTCTATGAGGTGCACGAGAAGCTCAGCGAAGGCACGTATGGCGAGGTCTTCAAGGGCGTCGACAAGCGAactggcgctgcggtggcactgaAGCGTCTCAAGATACTGAGCACCCATCAGGGCTTTCCACAGACCTCGTTGCGGGAGATAATTGCCCTTCGACACATCCAGAGCCAGCGCGAGCGGCTCGAGGAACGACTGCGCAACGACGTGCATCACCGCGCCACGGTGGCCATCACCGACCCTCTCGCGGAGGTCTCGCAACTCTGTGATGTTCTTCTCTACgatcggcagcagcgcgacatTGTGCTGGTGTTCGCGTACGCCACGGCGAGTCTGGCCGGCCTGTGTCGCCGCCAGTTCGCCTTTACTCCGTCGGAGATGGCCTTCCTCATGAAGAAACTCCTCATCGCGGTACGCAAGCTGCATGAGATGCGCATTATTCACCGCGACATTAAGTCCGATAATGTGTTGGTAACGTGGGAAGGCGAGGTGCAGTTGACCGACTTTGGGCTGTGCTCCATCGTCGCATCCGGGCCGTCGCAGTCTGGCGCGCCTGTGTGGCGGACACCAAGCGTGATTACCCTGGCCTACCGTCCACCAGAGATGCTGCTGGGCAGCACCGCGTATGATGAGAAGGTGGATGTGTGGTCGCTTGGGTGCCTGCTCGCCCAGATGTACCTTCTCGAGCCCCCCTTTTACAGGCACCgcgcgcagccacagcagcgtgcGCCTGAGCGATCGGCGGCTACGGAACTAGACCAGCTCTCCCGCATTACAGAGGTGCTAGgaccgctgccaccggtgcGCGTCTATCACCCTGACTCGTGTCAGCACATGCGCGTTCTGGAACAACTGGAGAGGCAGGGGCGTTTGGCTGAGTCTGGGCGAGCCACGCAGCCGCCCAACTGGGGCAGGCTGCAGACCATCTTCGAGCCAAGTTTCCTTTATCAGCAATTCCACGGTTTTCGGGGTTGGTTTGAGGCAGAGCTGGAACGCTCGCGGCACCAGCCACGCCGTCGGCCCACGCAAGCTTGCATGGACGTACTCTGCGCCGCCTTACAGCTcgacccgcagcagcgcccctccgcggcagagctgctgcgcatgccATACTTTACCACCTTAGATGACGCCCCGTTGCTGGGTAGCTATCAACGGGTCCTCTCCGTCACCCCGGAACGGGAGGCTGAGGTGCGCCACGGCTTCATGATAAAGGTGCGACGATGTGGAGACAGCCACACGCAACGCCGCCTGCATCAGTAA
- a CDS encoding hypothetical protein (TriTrypDB/GeneDB-style sysID: LpmP.09.0310) — protein MLVIRRSANARNAALRADEYSTITAWAAVLRAVMIDGLAVARALGGYALSTVPALQPSGNVSVVLSRDNATEYLTRFPRFASLLASQKPAVALQAICPGGVIAMTYPHDAETVGRDLMSPNDPTNQYRPTTLETVLSGRYSIVGPRHTTIASLRRIWVISTRAPLYMRTLNGTPPSLANFWGFVLLIVNVTGALDVIQLDTLAKAKHLNYVIYDLSKNSSSTRVIASSLPPNTTQETYEAFISDSTVMDILAPLSSLYIAVRSRQTYVSLTATNVTIITLWTLFGSLLLLAIAIAAVLWCTRVYDGTKHAPKMAPFAMLTIGPCRGEELWDLAAEQMAEVTDRLDGVLVRQMVRHGAYQIQQVHPLTTSYVTRSVAAAVQMAFSAIEELQRRPIDGPLRAVLGDEGRLLLSYAVHWCTDAAVRVESLDGTYRYEGPDVVFGGRMWAFAAPSVLTASEAVAQALPRHGLSGVVTQAYQMVTVVHATAAKHTDGNDDVEGGIRDATSTNRRSGSMMLYLLAHAAKPNLLAAAAEAVAAAVATVPQLMIDNANSSSPSSYPIMRMNSSSLGAREAVSGLQDGSARPMEAFCPASTTCNLGCTTLRGCRRGRSPLSDGALQAEQKVVVQSRIIVECKTDLSPEQPRVELIEADAVTRALLQPFITRSLDVALRAAFDYQFITLDIRYDEVRVLVYYFYSSYNILFRPLAAPERHNIFRRLVTAFGVPQQGILEHLAARGAMQWLSQVRKINGFMYQQVPLECNSPTTRTPATTSPCGTPPEAKLMHR, from the coding sequence ATGCTCGTTATACGCAGAAGCGCTAACGCGCGCAATGCCGCACTTCGGGCGGACGAGTACAGCACCATCACTGCGTGGGCTGCGGTGTTGCGCGCCGTCATGATCGACGGCCTCGCCGTTGCGCGTGCGTTGGGGGGTTACGCTCTGAGCACGGTTCCCGCTCTCCAGCCGTCCGGCAATGTGTCTGTTGTGCTGTCAAGGGACAACGCTACCGAGTATCTGACACGATTTCCACGCTTTGCATCTCTGCTCGCCTCGCAGAAGCCTGCCGTGGCGTTGCAAGCCATCTGCCCCGGAGGAGTCATCGCCATGACGTACCCGCACGACGCGGAAACGGTGGGCCGCGACCTGATGAGCCCAAACGACCCGACAAATCAGTACAGGCCCACCACACTGGAGACGGTTCTGTCAGGCCGGTACTCCATCGTTGGCCCGCGAcacaccaccatcgcctctcTCCGCCGCATTTGGGTCATCTCGACGCGCGCGCCCCTCTACATGCGCACCTTGAACGGCACGCCCCCCTCACTGGCAAACTTCTGGGGCTTCGTGCTACTCATCGTCAACGTGACGGGCGCCCTCGACGTTATTCAGCTCGACACACTTGCCAAGGCCAAGCACCTGAATTACGTAATCTACGACCTGTCGAAGAACTCATCTAGCACGCGCGTGATCGCCTCCTCGCTTCCACCGAACACAACGCAGGAGACGTACGAGGCATTCATTTCCGACAGCACCGTCATGGACATCCTagcacccctctcctcgctaTATATTGCGGTGCGCTCACGCCAGACGTACGTCTCTCTCACAGCCACCAACGTCACCATCATCACCTTGTGGACCTTATTCGGCTCCCTGCTGCTTCTGGCCATCGCCATCGCAGCcgtgctgtggtgcacgcGGGTGTACGACGGCACCAAGCACGCACCCAAGATGGCGCCCTTCGCCATGCTCACCATCGGCCCCTGCCGCGGCGAGGAGCTCTGGGACCTTGCTGCAGAGCAGATGGCCGAGGTGACGGACCGGCTCGATGGGGTACTGGTGCGGCAGATGGTGCGGCACGGCGCCTACCAGATTCAGCAGGTGCACCCACTCACCACATCGTACGTCAcgcgcagcgtcgcggcggcTGTGCAGATGGCCTTCAGCgccatcgaggagctgcagcgccgccccaTCGACGGTCCGCTGCGCGCCGTGCTCGGTGACGAGGGTCGCCTACTCCTCTCCTACGCCGTGCACTGGTgcaccgacgctgccgtgcgcGTGGAATCGCTGGACGGGACGTACCGCTACGAGGGCCCCGATGTTGTCTTTGGCGGCCGCATGTGGGCCTTTGCCGCACCCAGCGTTCTCACTGCTtccgaggcggtggcgcaggcgctgccacGCCATGGCCTCTCTGGAGTTGTCACGCAAGCGTACCAGATGGTTACTGTGGTGCACGCTACAGCAGCGAAGCACACCGACGGCAATGACGACGTCGAGGGAGGCATCCGTGATGCAACCAGCACAAATCGCAGGAGCGGTAGCATGATGCTGTACCTCCTGGCGCACGCAGCGAAGCCAAATCTTcttgcggcggcagcggaggcggttgcagcagctgtggcgacAGTTCCTCAACTCATGATCGATAACGCGAACTCATCCAGCCCCTCATCTTATCCGATAATGCGTATGAACTCGTCAAGCCTGGGGGCGAGGGAAGCTGTATCCGGTCTGCAGGATGGGTCTGCGCGACCGATGGAAGCTTTCTGTCCTGCGTCCACCACGTGTAACCTTGGGTGCACAACACTGAGAGGGTGCCGGCGTGGCCGTAGTCCTTTGAGTGACGGTGCCTTGCAGGCCGAACAGAAGGTCGTGGTGCAGAGCCGAATTATTGTGGAGTGCAAGACAGACTTGTCTCCAGAGCAACCTCGTGTTGAGCTAATTGAAGCCGACGCTGTCacgcgtgcgctgctgcagcccttCATCACGCGCTCGCTCGACGTGGCCCTGCGCGCCGCCTTTGACTACCAGTTCATCACCCTCGATATACGCTACGACGAGGTGCGGGTGCTGGTCTACTACTTTTACTCCAGCTACAACATCCTGTTTCGCCCGCTGGCCGCGCCGGAGCGCCACAACATCTTCCGCCGCCTGGTGACTGCATttggtgtgccgcagcagggcaTCCTCGAGCATCTGGCCGCGCGCGGTGCGATGCAGTGGCTGTCGCAGGTGCGGAAGATCAACGGGTTCATGTATCAACAAGTTCCTCTTGAATGCAACAGCCCAACAACAAGGACGCCGGCGACCACGTCTCCGTGCGGCACCCCACCAGAGGCAAAACTAATGCATCGCTAA
- a CDS encoding hypothetical protein (TriTrypDB/GeneDB-style sysID: LpmP.09.0320), with product MKVTDATQPRVIRTRLPPLRAQTRLYIGIVAFSVCLLLIFVGVFSSLIVLRNMDKNYEREVRLVEYTLATAAVAPFRVVMVEALGISQALEGYVMSQMTVLPNLSAPPAERIRGQNFVNFDSVGRTLVRNMTMISMTALQPGGVYAFISPANAASYGRDTLDINDNSHNFKPTPLDTILDGYANYVGPFRSTSEILRGYWGFAVRRPIFNRTDYSMADIHTFWGFTFTLVNISGILSTNPFDFSASGVQQSSFDYLLSVVNETSGVITVLETSLQNPTAEQLEEFRKIGTTIDIAPNHPFAVTVRGRDYGAHFSPTNITIVVSTALSGLLAIFATVIAAVLWCTRVYDGTKHAPKMAPFAMLTIGPCRGEELWDLAAEQMAEVTDRLDGVLVRQMVRHGAYQIQQVHPLTTSYVTRSVAAAVQMAFSAIEELQRRPIDGPLRAVLGDEGRLLLSYAVHWCTDAAVRVESLDGTYRYEGPDVVFGGRMWAFAAPSVLTASEAVAQALPRFGLRSVVARPLRMVNVIYSWTRYGTTDNKEPNDKSAASATIYVPYSLPITLQNTAGGRRGSAISSKVALIGSSDTDDAQLVTQQQLFTLLDTRRPALVAAASVALCNVDGFPSASHANKTVTVPVIDVRRSNNIASSVPTFSAVDGSTTNSARFSTPTRTGASSSGPSENNGNELLSVRSLSMGTPLQYIGGSFDNASNGTTKTAPVNSFAFQGDAVTRALLQPFITRSLDVALRAAFDYQSITLDIRYDSVRVLVYYFYSSYNILFRPLAAPERHNIFRRLVTAFGVPQQGILEHLAARCVIRYVQNRLKAYHSTLPHSKWPSSVCEAPSVPKAQQNHGKAFL from the coding sequence ATGAAGGTCACTGACGCTACCCAGCCGCGGGTCATTCGAACCCGTCTGCCTCCTTTGAGAGCGCAGACGCGGCTCTATATTGGCATTGTtgccttctctgtgtgtctgctgctcATCTTCGTTGGCGTCTTCTCGTCGCTGATTGTGCTACGCAACATGGATAAGAATTACGAAAGGGAGGTACGGCTCGTAGAGTACActctcgccaccgccgccgtggcaccCTTCAGGGTAGTCATGGTCGAGGCCCTCGGCATCAGTCAAGCCTTGGAGGGCTACGTGATGAGTCAGATGACAGTGCTGCCAAATTTATCGGCCCCGCCGGCGGAGCGCATCCGTGGCCAAAACTTCGTGAATTTTGACAGCGTTGGCAGAACACTCGTGCGCAACATGACCATGATCTCCATGACTGCCTTACAGCCCGGCGGTGTGTACGCTTTTATTTCTCCAGCGAATGCAGCCTCGTACGGACGCGACACGCTCGACATTAACGACAACTCGCACAACTTTAAGCCGACGCCTCTTGATACCATCCTCGACGGCTACGCTAACTACGTTGGCCCTTTTAGATCCACCTCCGAGATTCTGCGGGGCTACTGGGGGTTTGCTGTTCGACGGCCCATCTTCAATCGCACAGACTACTCGATGGCTGACATACACACATTTTGGGGGTTCACTTTCACCCTGGTCAACATAAGCGGTATCCTCAGCACCAACCCGTTTGACTTCTCCGCTAGCGGTGTACAGCAGAGTAGCTTTGACTACCTCCTCAGTGTGGTGAATGAGACCTCCGGAGTCATTACTGTTCTTGAGACCTCGCTGCAGAACCCAACAGCGGAGCAGCTTGAGGAATTTCGCAAAATCGGCACCACCATCGACATTGCCCCAAATCACCCATTCGCGGTCACCGTCCGCGGCCGCGACTACGGTGCGCACTTCTCGCCCACCAACATCACCATTGTCGTGTCCACCGCCCTATCTGGGCTTTTAGCCATCTTTGCAACTGTCATCGCAGCcgtgctgtggtgcacgcGGGTGTACGACGGCACCAAGCACGCACCCAAGATGGCGCCCTTCGCCATGCTCACCATCGGCCCCTGCCGCGGCGAGGAGCTCTGGGACCTTGCTGCAGAGCAGATGGCCGAGGTGACGGACCGGCTCGATGGGGTACTGGTGCGGCAGATGGTGCGGCACGGCGCCTACCAGATTCAGCAGGTGCACCCACTCACCACATCGTACGTCAcgcgcagcgtcgcggcggcTGTGCAGATGGCCTTCAGCgccatcgaggagctgcagcgccgccccaTCGACGGTCCGCTGCGCGCCGTGCTCGGTGACGAGGGTCGCCTACTCCTCTCCTACGCCGTGCACTGGTgcaccgacgctgccgtgcgcGTGGAATCGCTGGACGGGACGTACCGCTACGAGGGCCCCGATGTTGTCTTTGGCGGCCGCATGTGGGCCTTTGCCGCACCCAGCGTTCTCACTGCTtccgaggcggtggcgcaggcgctgccacGCTTTGGCCTGCGCAGTGTCGTCGCACGCCCACTCCGTATGGTCAATGTGATCTACTCATGGACCCGTTATGGCACGACTGACAACAAGGAGCCCAACGATAAGAGCGCCGCTAGCGCCACCATCTACGTGCCGTACTCGCTGCCAATCACCTTGCAGAACACCGCCGgtgggcggcgcggcagcgccatctcctcGAAGGTGGCGCtcatcggcagcagcgacaccgacgatgcgcagctggtgacgcagcagcagctctttaCGCTCCTCGACACGCGTCGCCCTGCACTGGTGGCCGCCGCGTCTGTAGCGCTGTGCAACGTCGATGGTTTTCCCTCTGCATCTCACGCCAACAAAACTGTGACGGTTCCTGTCATTGACGTGCGCCGCAGTAACAATATTGCATCATCAGTGCCAACCTTCTCCGCGGTGgatggcagcaccaccaatAGCGCTAGGTTTAgcacccccacacgcactGGTGCCAGCTCCAGCGGACCGTCAGAGAACAACGGCAACGAACTCTTGTCGGTTCGATCGTTGTCGATGGGGACGCCGCTACAGTATATAGGCGGCTCCTTCGACAACGCCTCCAACGGCACCACCAAGACAGCTCCAGTGAACTCCTTTGCCTTCCAGGGGGACGCTGTCacgcgtgcgctgctgcagcccttCATCACGCGCTCGCTCGACGTGGCCCTGCGCGCCGCCTTTGACTACCAGTCCATCACCCTCGATATACGCTACGACTCTGTGCGGGTGCTGGTCTACTACTTTTACTCCAGCTACAACATCCTGTTTCGCCCGCTGGCCGCGCCGGAGCGCCACAACATCTTCCGCCGCCTGGTGACTGCATttggtgtgccgcagcagggcaTCCTCGAGCATCTGGCCGCGCGCTGCGTCATTCGGTACGTGCAGAACCGGTTGAAAGCGTATCATTCCACACTGCCACACTCTAAGTGGCCCTCCTCCGTCTGTGAGGCACCGTCAGTGCCCAAAGCGCAACAGAACCACGGGAAGGCATTTCTTTGA